In one window of Temnothorax longispinosus isolate EJ_2023e chromosome 11, Tlon_JGU_v1, whole genome shotgun sequence DNA:
- the LOC139821399 gene encoding uncharacterized protein: MIKILNIESEPVFDDRIVKIETHTYNPYANTTFDYSDEIRILIQQQDLYTLPCESFLYVEGTLTVTRAADQVDNVVLGTNCVAFMFDEIRYELDGIEIDRCRNVGITSTFKNYVTVSSDRSVILRNAGWEPHNNPNGYFNFCVPLNLLLGFCKDYKRVVINARHELILIRARNDNNSLVGSLALEPAIKILKIQWHASRGIE, from the coding sequence ATGATTAAAATTCTCAACATCGAAAGCGAGCCGGTCTTTGACGATCGCATCGTCAAGATCGAGACTCACACGTACAACccgtacgccaacacaacgtttgattatagcgacgagatacgaatacTCATACAACAGCAGGATCTGTATACGTTGCCGTGCGAAAGTTTTCTCTACGTCGAAGGAACATTGACGGTGACCAGAGCAGCCGACCAAGTCGATAATGTGGTATTGGGTACTAATTGCGTCGCGTTTATGTTCGATGAGattcgatacgagctcgaCGGTATAGAGATTGATCGTTGCAGAAACGTAGGAATAACCAGCACGTTCAAGAACTACGTTACGGTATCGTCCGATAGAAGCGTGATCCTGCGAAACGCGGGCTGGGAACCACATAATAATCCGAacggatatttcaatttctgcgtACCGCTCAACTTGTTACTGGGATTTTGCAaggattacaaacgcgtggtgatcaacgctcgtcacgaattgATCTTGATACGAGCGCGCAACGACAACAATTCCCTGGTGGGAAGTCTCGCGTTGGAGCCTGCTATCAAAATACTCAAGATACAATGGCATGCCTCACGTGGTATTGAATGA